Within Trachemys scripta elegans isolate TJP31775 chromosome 12, CAS_Tse_1.0, whole genome shotgun sequence, the genomic segment GAGTGATTGAACTCTGAGCTATTTTGCAGAACGCTCTGGCTTCACTTCTGTTATCACCGTGTAAGCAACAGCAAATGATAAATCGCCTCccctttttccttttgaaaaacttTCTAAAGACATCAagtaaaatctctctttttattctttttattttttctgtaccCTTCCTTCCTTCACAGACTGTAACGTGGAGCTGCTGATTCAGTTTAGATACATACACCCAGTGTGTGTATACCCTTTCCATACCAAATACAAAACTGGACATTTACAGAATGCACCGTCCCACACTCATGCCATAACAACAACATACTAACTCTTTGAACGTCTTTCTCATTTCCAGACTCCGGAAAGCATAAATTAGGGGGTCGATGACTGAATTGCACATAATCAAGACCAAATATGTGTTGAAGTGTGAGGTGTAGCAAACACAGTGTGGGTTTGTGGGGCAAGAAATGATGAGGATGAGATGAAGGAAGAAAGGTGCCCAACAAACAATGAAGACCCCAAGTAATATAGTGATTGTCACAGCCCCCTTCATACAGGTCCGCTGATGAGGAACCCCATCCACTGGGAGGGCTGCGATCCGTTTAACATGCAGGCGTGCAAACAAGAACATGTGAACATAAAGGGAGGCCATGAGAAGAAGCATGGTAAAGAACATGGTGATGAGACAGACAATGACAGTTTTGCTTTCCGAGTAGACAATGAACATGATGCCGCAGATTATGCAAGCAATCCAAATAACCACAATCAGAGCTAAGGCTTTCTTTACAGTCATGATGCTGTGATAACGAAGAGCGTAGAAAATAGTAATGTACCTGTCAATAGCTATAACCAAGAGGTTGCAAATTGAGGCTACCAAAGAGATACAGATCATTGAGTCAAAGACATTGTCCATATGCTGAATAAAGTGGTCATCAATGATCAAGTAGCCATTGCTCAGGATTGCAATCATGATAGTCTCCAGGGCATTTGACATGCTCACTAGCATGTCTGCCGCTGCCAAGCTGCACAGGAAAAAGTACATGGGGGAATGTAGGTTTCCATTCTTCAGCACCGCAAGGATTACGAGGATGTTTTCCAGCAGGCTGATGATCCCTAACGTCAAGAAGACCTCGGCTTTAATGAAGACTTGCTCACAAAATCCATTGCTGCTCCTGTTGCTGAGGAGGATTGAGTCATTGAAGTCCTCAGTGGTATTAACCAGCACAGGCTGAAATGTAAGCGCACAGGGTGTAGTATTCATTATCAACACGGGACTTGATTTCACACACGATTACGGAACTGGCATCAGTTcagtttgacaaaaaaaaatccttccaaacTGTCTCTGGGTTTATCAAATGGGATCAGATAgggctttgtttttgttgttaaaaatataaatgtataaagtctttttgttttaaaagtgagtTTTTTGTCAAACATTCAAAGACTATTTTTTCTCCCTGAAATCAAAGTGAACAGCAAATTTCGCAGTCATCcgtctggggagaaaaaaaaaatcagcagcacTTTTACTCTCTTTCTAGTTCTCCTGCTGATTAAAAGTGAATAGCTTTCTTATCTGTTACCATGAGCTGGGACCACTGCAGGGCATCCTGGTTGGAAATCATGTTGCTGCTCAGTGAAATACCTCTTGCTGTTCAAgtgcaagaaggggaaaaaaaaaagaaaatcaagaatTTATACATTCATGAAAGGAAAAACAACTCCTACTTTGTCTCCTGTACAGCACAATGGCCATTAGAGAGCAAGCTCCTTCCTGATTGACAGCTACAAACACCAGGTACAGCATCCCCATGAAAAGTCCTCTTTAGTCAGATGTGAAACTATTTGGTGCCCTCTGCAGATCAGAGAtataatctgttttcattttaaaatatagaactgGCTGCAAAACAGAGGCTCAGTGGGCGTGAGAGGATGGGGCGGGGGAGCCATTTGCTGCTCCCAGAGGTGTTGCTCCAGGATAGGGGAGCAACTTGCAATAGTGGTAGGACAG encodes:
- the MC3R gene encoding melanocortin receptor 3, with the protein product MNTTPCALTFQPVLVNTTEDFNDSILLSNRSSNGFCEQVFIKAEVFLTLGIISLLENILVILAVLKNGNLHSPMYFFLCSLAAADMLVSMSNALETIMIAILSNGYLIIDDHFIQHMDNVFDSMICISLVASICNLLVIAIDRYITIFYALRYHSIMTVKKALALIVVIWIACIICGIMFIVYSESKTVIVCLITMFFTMLLLMASLYVHMFLFARLHVKRIAALPVDGVPHQRTCMKGAVTITILLGVFIVCWAPFFLHLILIISCPTNPHCVCYTSHFNTYLVLIMCNSVIDPLIYAFRSLEMRKTFKELVCCCYGMSVGRCIL